A DNA window from Centroberyx gerrardi isolate f3 chromosome 5, fCenGer3.hap1.cur.20231027, whole genome shotgun sequence contains the following coding sequences:
- the arhgap9 gene encoding rho GTPase-activating protein 9 isoform X1: MLSGSWRRSVGHQQSAAAPVVASRRTTVCGVPSGTVVLEAQYDYNYRGADGRQVCIREGERFILLKKTNTDWWQVRRIGAASKTKPLYVPATYVTEVPIAPMPSPQRLVMSASLNSNLRILPRVSLTPSPTAPTYSQQHQVNKPFCRSMENLNSNSAFRGLDHNASMGGGRFPTLPLSGSTYAPNPFTSPSGHLMVPGSPAASVGQTAPSTHRVLPTITRSQSSSNLPENLPENPYDEVGGGFSGRISHRIPKKSCSQWDMADTSCRNNHLQVPTESYISQLSWQDSPLYTEIQSVKRQSQLEPPSPAAGQQPLQIMELWEQYLDPATRRCYYVNSITKERSWKPPRRARGHASSKVSPVQPQTLPRDTSHLSLPLSGAGNGTMHRVLAPLSPDFLFGSHQRKADSGWQMKQSMQRAVSSDALNTAAFSEADAQCHNSTLLHDGKQLLSHSQSMILPENGKLVRQCRDCSYNVTNIVVEPPSPESSPDSDGCTPELEKAGLLNKTKIAEGGRKLRKNWNPSWVVLVGNSLVFFKDPKSQTPSSWKPGNSRPESSVDLRGAQLQWANELSSKKNVFKLRTVTGNEFLLQSETDSLIREWYKTIQNVIDRLDRENPLDNVLLYSLRRAGSVEMLDHSGDEDDRCRTSPDQPALTSASSSSSSTTSSSSSFPPSTVPRSASNLENTERKRVKSRLKKLILKRPPLQALQEKGLIKDQVFGCSLEMLCERERSTVPRFVRLCTESVEKRGLETDGIYRVSGNLAVIQKLRFLVNHERAVTTDGRYMFPAELVQEEKLNLDQSEWEDIHVITGALKLFFRELPEPLVPFGFFTDIVETVKMSDYMDKVDRLKCLVLNMPPPNHDTLQFMCRHLRRVLEHSDANRMTTQNIGIVFGPTLMRPERDNGNMAVNMVYQNQAVELILSEFDHIFGTRGPS; this comes from the exons ATGCTGTCTGGTAGTTGGCGGCGCTCTGTGGGGCACCAGCAGTCTGCTGCAGCGCCGGTGGTGGCCAGCAGGAGGACCACAGTTTGCGGGGTCCCCAGCGGTACAGTGGTCCTCGAGGCCCAGTATGACTACAACTACCGAGGCGCCGACGGACGGCAGGTCTGCATACGGGAAGGCGAGCGCTTTATTCTCCTGAAGAAGACCAACACTGACTGGTGGCAg GTGAGGAGGATCGGGGCAGCCAGTAAAACCAAGCCACTGTATGTACCTGCCACGTACGTGACGGAGGTGCCTATTGCACCCATGCCCTCACCACAGCGCCTGGTCATGTCTGCCTCGCTGAACTCCAACCTCAGGATACTGCCGAGGGTGTCGCTCACTCCCAGCCCAACAGCTCCTACCTATAGTCAACAACACCAAG TGAACAAACCCTTCTGCCGCTCCATGGAAAACCTCAACTCCAACAGTGCCTTCCGAGGGCTGGACCACAACGCAAGTATGGGTGGAGGCCGCTTCCCCACCCTGCCCCTCTCTGGATCCACCTACGCCCCCAACCCCTTCACCTCCCCCTCGGGCCACCTCATGGTCCCTGGGTCGCCCGCGGCCTCCGTGGGCCAAACGGCACCATCGACCCACAGGGTGCTCCCCACGATCACCCGAAGCCAGAGCTCCAGCAACCTGCCTGAGAACCTGCCTGAGAACCCGTACGACGAGGTGGGTGGTGGGTTCAGCGGCCGCATCAGCCACAGGATTCCCAAGAAGTCCTGCAGCCAGTGGGACATGGCGGACACTTCCTGCAGGAACAACCATCTGCAG GTCCCAACAGAATCCTACATCTCCCAGCTGTCCTGGCAGGACTCCCCCCTGTACACTGAAATCCAGTCGGTGAAGCGACAGTCTCAGCTGGAGCCGCCCAGCCCTGCCGCGGGACAGCAGCCTCTTCAGATCATGGAGCTGTGGGAGCAGTACTTGGACCCAGCGACGCGGAGATGCTACTATGTCAACAGCATCACCAAGGAGAGGTCCTGGAAACCCCCTCGCCGAGCCCGTGGACACGCCTCCAGCAAG GTCAGTCCGGTCCAGCCCCAAACGTTACCCAGGGACACCAGCCACCTGTCGCTACCACTGTCTGGCGCTGGCAACGGAACTATGCACAGGGTACTGGCTCCA ctgtcGCCAGATTTCCTCTTTGGGAGCCACCAGAGGAAAGCTGACAGTGGCTGGCAgatgaaacag AGCATGCAGCGTGCCGTCTCCTCCGACGCACTGAACACGGCGGCATTCAGCGAGGCCGATGCCCAGTGCCATAACTCCACCCTCCTGCATGATGGCAAGCAGCTGCTCAGCCACTCTCAATCCATGATCCTGCCCGAGAACGGCAAG CTGGTCCGGCAGTGCAGAGACTGCTCCTATAATGTGACCAACATCGTAGTGGAGCCTCCGTCTCCTGAGAGCTCTCCAGACAGCGACGGCTGCACACCG gagctggagaaggcCGGTCTCTTGAACAAGACCAAGATTGCAGAGGGAGGCCGAAAACTGAG GAAAAACTGGAATCCATCCTGGGTGGTGTTAGTAGGGAACAGTCTGGTTTTCTTCAAGGATCCTAAATCACAGACACCTTCCAGCTGG AAACCAGGAAACAGTCGTCCTGAGAGCAGTGTGGATCTGAGAGGAGCACAGCTCCAGTGGGCCAATGAGCTGTCCAGCAAGAAGAACGTCTTCAAG ctgaGGACAGTGACAGGCAACGAGTTCCTTCTGCAGTCGGAGACGGACTCTCTGATCAGAGAGTGGTACAAAACCATCCAGAATGTCATTGACAGGCTG GACCGTGAAAACCCTTTAGACAACGTCCTTCTGTACTCTCTGAGGCGAGCGGGCAGTGTGGAGATGCTGGACCACAGCGGAGACGAGGACGACAGGTGCAGAACGTCAC CCGACCAACCTGCACTgacctccgcctcctcctcctcctcctccaccacttcctcttcctcctcctttcctccctccacagTCCCTCGCTCGGCGTCCAACCTGGAGAAcacggagaggaagagagtgaagagCCGGCTGAAGAAGCTGATCCTGAAGAGACCTCCCCTCCAGGCCCTGCAGGAGAAGGGTCTCATCAAAG ATCAGGTGTTTGGCTGCAGTCTGGAGatgctgtgtgagagagagaggagcaccGTCCCCCGCTTCGTTAGACTGTGTACTGAGTCTGTGGAGAAGAGAG GGCTGGAAACCGACGGCATCTACAGAGTGTCTGGGAACCTGGCTGTGATTCAGAAACTACGCTTCCTGGTTAACCACG AGCGAGCGGTGACTACTGATGGCCGCTACATGTTCCCAGCGGAGTTGGTACAAG aGGAGAAGCTGAACTTGGACCAGAGTGAGTGGGAGGACATTCACGTCATCACCGGAGCTTTGAAACTTTTCTTCCGCGAGCTTCCTGAGCCGCTGGTTCCCTTTGGCTTCTTCACCGACATCGTGGAGACAGTCA AAATGTCTGACTACATGGACAAAGTGGACCGTCTGAAGTGTCTGGTGCTCAACATGCCTCCTCCCAACCACGACACGCTGCAGTTCATGTGCCGCCATCTCAGACG
- the arhgap9 gene encoding rho GTPase-activating protein 9 isoform X5 has translation MLSGSWRRSVGHQQSAAAPVVASRRTTVCGVPSGTVVLEAQYDYNYRGADGRQVCIREGERFILLKKTNTDWWQVRRIGAASKTKPLYVPATYVTEVPIAPMPSPQRLVMSASLNSNLRILPRVSLTPSPTAPTYSQQHQVNKPFCRSMENLNSNSAFRGLDHNASMGGGRFPTLPLSGSTYAPNPFTSPSGHLMVPGSPAASVGQTAPSTHRVLPTITRSQSSSNLPENLPENPYDEVGGGFSGRISHRIPKKSCSQWDMADTSCRNNHLQVPTESYISQLSWQDSPLYTEIQSVKRQSQLEPPSPAAGQQPLQIMELWEQYLDPATRRCYYVNSITKERSWKPPRRARGHASSKVSPVQPQTLPRDTSHLSLPLSGAGNGTMHRLSPDFLFGSHQRKADSGWQMKQSMQRAVSSDALNTAAFSEADAQCHNSTLLHDGKQLLSHSQSMILPENGKLVRQCRDCSYNVTNIVVEPPSPESSPDSDGCTPELEKAGLLNKTKIAEGGRKLRKNWNPSWVVLVGNSLVFFKDPKSQTPSSWKPGNSRPESSVDLRGAQLQWANELSSKKNVFKLRTVTGNEFLLQSETDSLIREWYKTIQNVIDRLDRENPLDNVLLYSLRRAGSVEMLDHSGDEDDRCRTSLPRSASNLENTERKRVKSRLKKLILKRPPLQALQEKGLIKDQVFGCSLEMLCERERSTVPRFVRLCTESVEKRGLETDGIYRVSGNLAVIQKLRFLVNHERAVTTDGRYMFPAELVQEEKLNLDQSEWEDIHVITGALKLFFRELPEPLVPFGFFTDIVETVKMSDYMDKVDRLKCLVLNMPPPNHDTLQFMCRHLRRVLEHSDANRMTTQNIGIVFGPTLMRPERDNGNMAVNMVYQNQAVELILSEFDHIFGTRGPS, from the exons ATGCTGTCTGGTAGTTGGCGGCGCTCTGTGGGGCACCAGCAGTCTGCTGCAGCGCCGGTGGTGGCCAGCAGGAGGACCACAGTTTGCGGGGTCCCCAGCGGTACAGTGGTCCTCGAGGCCCAGTATGACTACAACTACCGAGGCGCCGACGGACGGCAGGTCTGCATACGGGAAGGCGAGCGCTTTATTCTCCTGAAGAAGACCAACACTGACTGGTGGCAg GTGAGGAGGATCGGGGCAGCCAGTAAAACCAAGCCACTGTATGTACCTGCCACGTACGTGACGGAGGTGCCTATTGCACCCATGCCCTCACCACAGCGCCTGGTCATGTCTGCCTCGCTGAACTCCAACCTCAGGATACTGCCGAGGGTGTCGCTCACTCCCAGCCCAACAGCTCCTACCTATAGTCAACAACACCAAG TGAACAAACCCTTCTGCCGCTCCATGGAAAACCTCAACTCCAACAGTGCCTTCCGAGGGCTGGACCACAACGCAAGTATGGGTGGAGGCCGCTTCCCCACCCTGCCCCTCTCTGGATCCACCTACGCCCCCAACCCCTTCACCTCCCCCTCGGGCCACCTCATGGTCCCTGGGTCGCCCGCGGCCTCCGTGGGCCAAACGGCACCATCGACCCACAGGGTGCTCCCCACGATCACCCGAAGCCAGAGCTCCAGCAACCTGCCTGAGAACCTGCCTGAGAACCCGTACGACGAGGTGGGTGGTGGGTTCAGCGGCCGCATCAGCCACAGGATTCCCAAGAAGTCCTGCAGCCAGTGGGACATGGCGGACACTTCCTGCAGGAACAACCATCTGCAG GTCCCAACAGAATCCTACATCTCCCAGCTGTCCTGGCAGGACTCCCCCCTGTACACTGAAATCCAGTCGGTGAAGCGACAGTCTCAGCTGGAGCCGCCCAGCCCTGCCGCGGGACAGCAGCCTCTTCAGATCATGGAGCTGTGGGAGCAGTACTTGGACCCAGCGACGCGGAGATGCTACTATGTCAACAGCATCACCAAGGAGAGGTCCTGGAAACCCCCTCGCCGAGCCCGTGGACACGCCTCCAGCAAG GTCAGTCCGGTCCAGCCCCAAACGTTACCCAGGGACACCAGCCACCTGTCGCTACCACTGTCTGGCGCTGGCAACGGAACTATGCACAGG ctgtcGCCAGATTTCCTCTTTGGGAGCCACCAGAGGAAAGCTGACAGTGGCTGGCAgatgaaacag AGCATGCAGCGTGCCGTCTCCTCCGACGCACTGAACACGGCGGCATTCAGCGAGGCCGATGCCCAGTGCCATAACTCCACCCTCCTGCATGATGGCAAGCAGCTGCTCAGCCACTCTCAATCCATGATCCTGCCCGAGAACGGCAAG CTGGTCCGGCAGTGCAGAGACTGCTCCTATAATGTGACCAACATCGTAGTGGAGCCTCCGTCTCCTGAGAGCTCTCCAGACAGCGACGGCTGCACACCG gagctggagaaggcCGGTCTCTTGAACAAGACCAAGATTGCAGAGGGAGGCCGAAAACTGAG GAAAAACTGGAATCCATCCTGGGTGGTGTTAGTAGGGAACAGTCTGGTTTTCTTCAAGGATCCTAAATCACAGACACCTTCCAGCTGG AAACCAGGAAACAGTCGTCCTGAGAGCAGTGTGGATCTGAGAGGAGCACAGCTCCAGTGGGCCAATGAGCTGTCCAGCAAGAAGAACGTCTTCAAG ctgaGGACAGTGACAGGCAACGAGTTCCTTCTGCAGTCGGAGACGGACTCTCTGATCAGAGAGTGGTACAAAACCATCCAGAATGTCATTGACAGGCTG GACCGTGAAAACCCTTTAGACAACGTCCTTCTGTACTCTCTGAGGCGAGCGGGCAGTGTGGAGATGCTGGACCACAGCGGAGACGAGGACGACAGGTGCAGAACGTCAC TCCCTCGCTCGGCGTCCAACCTGGAGAAcacggagaggaagagagtgaagagCCGGCTGAAGAAGCTGATCCTGAAGAGACCTCCCCTCCAGGCCCTGCAGGAGAAGGGTCTCATCAAAG ATCAGGTGTTTGGCTGCAGTCTGGAGatgctgtgtgagagagagaggagcaccGTCCCCCGCTTCGTTAGACTGTGTACTGAGTCTGTGGAGAAGAGAG GGCTGGAAACCGACGGCATCTACAGAGTGTCTGGGAACCTGGCTGTGATTCAGAAACTACGCTTCCTGGTTAACCACG AGCGAGCGGTGACTACTGATGGCCGCTACATGTTCCCAGCGGAGTTGGTACAAG aGGAGAAGCTGAACTTGGACCAGAGTGAGTGGGAGGACATTCACGTCATCACCGGAGCTTTGAAACTTTTCTTCCGCGAGCTTCCTGAGCCGCTGGTTCCCTTTGGCTTCTTCACCGACATCGTGGAGACAGTCA AAATGTCTGACTACATGGACAAAGTGGACCGTCTGAAGTGTCTGGTGCTCAACATGCCTCCTCCCAACCACGACACGCTGCAGTTCATGTGCCGCCATCTCAGACG
- the arhgap9 gene encoding rho GTPase-activating protein 9 isoform X2, with product MLSGSWRRSVGHQQSAAAPVVASRRTTVCGVPSGTVVLEAQYDYNYRGADGRQVCIREGERFILLKKTNTDWWQVRRIGAASKTKPLYVPATYVTEVPIAPMPSPQRLVMSASLNSNLRILPRVSLTPSPTAPTYSQQHQVNKPFCRSMENLNSNSAFRGLDHNASMGGGRFPTLPLSGSTYAPNPFTSPSGHLMVPGSPAASVGQTAPSTHRVLPTITRSQSSSNLPENLPENPYDEVGGGFSGRISHRIPKKSCSQWDMADTSCRNNHLQVPTESYISQLSWQDSPLYTEIQSVKRQSQLEPPSPAAGQQPLQIMELWEQYLDPATRRCYYVNSITKERSWKPPRRARGHASSKVSPVQPQTLPRDTSHLSLPLSGAGNGTMHRLSPDFLFGSHQRKADSGWQMKQSMQRAVSSDALNTAAFSEADAQCHNSTLLHDGKQLLSHSQSMILPENGKLVRQCRDCSYNVTNIVVEPPSPESSPDSDGCTPELEKAGLLNKTKIAEGGRKLRKNWNPSWVVLVGNSLVFFKDPKSQTPSSWKPGNSRPESSVDLRGAQLQWANELSSKKNVFKLRTVTGNEFLLQSETDSLIREWYKTIQNVIDRLDRENPLDNVLLYSLRRAGSVEMLDHSGDEDDRCRTSPDQPALTSASSSSSSTTSSSSSFPPSTVPRSASNLENTERKRVKSRLKKLILKRPPLQALQEKGLIKDQVFGCSLEMLCERERSTVPRFVRLCTESVEKRGLETDGIYRVSGNLAVIQKLRFLVNHERAVTTDGRYMFPAELVQEEKLNLDQSEWEDIHVITGALKLFFRELPEPLVPFGFFTDIVETVKMSDYMDKVDRLKCLVLNMPPPNHDTLQFMCRHLRRVLEHSDANRMTTQNIGIVFGPTLMRPERDNGNMAVNMVYQNQAVELILSEFDHIFGTRGPS from the exons ATGCTGTCTGGTAGTTGGCGGCGCTCTGTGGGGCACCAGCAGTCTGCTGCAGCGCCGGTGGTGGCCAGCAGGAGGACCACAGTTTGCGGGGTCCCCAGCGGTACAGTGGTCCTCGAGGCCCAGTATGACTACAACTACCGAGGCGCCGACGGACGGCAGGTCTGCATACGGGAAGGCGAGCGCTTTATTCTCCTGAAGAAGACCAACACTGACTGGTGGCAg GTGAGGAGGATCGGGGCAGCCAGTAAAACCAAGCCACTGTATGTACCTGCCACGTACGTGACGGAGGTGCCTATTGCACCCATGCCCTCACCACAGCGCCTGGTCATGTCTGCCTCGCTGAACTCCAACCTCAGGATACTGCCGAGGGTGTCGCTCACTCCCAGCCCAACAGCTCCTACCTATAGTCAACAACACCAAG TGAACAAACCCTTCTGCCGCTCCATGGAAAACCTCAACTCCAACAGTGCCTTCCGAGGGCTGGACCACAACGCAAGTATGGGTGGAGGCCGCTTCCCCACCCTGCCCCTCTCTGGATCCACCTACGCCCCCAACCCCTTCACCTCCCCCTCGGGCCACCTCATGGTCCCTGGGTCGCCCGCGGCCTCCGTGGGCCAAACGGCACCATCGACCCACAGGGTGCTCCCCACGATCACCCGAAGCCAGAGCTCCAGCAACCTGCCTGAGAACCTGCCTGAGAACCCGTACGACGAGGTGGGTGGTGGGTTCAGCGGCCGCATCAGCCACAGGATTCCCAAGAAGTCCTGCAGCCAGTGGGACATGGCGGACACTTCCTGCAGGAACAACCATCTGCAG GTCCCAACAGAATCCTACATCTCCCAGCTGTCCTGGCAGGACTCCCCCCTGTACACTGAAATCCAGTCGGTGAAGCGACAGTCTCAGCTGGAGCCGCCCAGCCCTGCCGCGGGACAGCAGCCTCTTCAGATCATGGAGCTGTGGGAGCAGTACTTGGACCCAGCGACGCGGAGATGCTACTATGTCAACAGCATCACCAAGGAGAGGTCCTGGAAACCCCCTCGCCGAGCCCGTGGACACGCCTCCAGCAAG GTCAGTCCGGTCCAGCCCCAAACGTTACCCAGGGACACCAGCCACCTGTCGCTACCACTGTCTGGCGCTGGCAACGGAACTATGCACAGG ctgtcGCCAGATTTCCTCTTTGGGAGCCACCAGAGGAAAGCTGACAGTGGCTGGCAgatgaaacag AGCATGCAGCGTGCCGTCTCCTCCGACGCACTGAACACGGCGGCATTCAGCGAGGCCGATGCCCAGTGCCATAACTCCACCCTCCTGCATGATGGCAAGCAGCTGCTCAGCCACTCTCAATCCATGATCCTGCCCGAGAACGGCAAG CTGGTCCGGCAGTGCAGAGACTGCTCCTATAATGTGACCAACATCGTAGTGGAGCCTCCGTCTCCTGAGAGCTCTCCAGACAGCGACGGCTGCACACCG gagctggagaaggcCGGTCTCTTGAACAAGACCAAGATTGCAGAGGGAGGCCGAAAACTGAG GAAAAACTGGAATCCATCCTGGGTGGTGTTAGTAGGGAACAGTCTGGTTTTCTTCAAGGATCCTAAATCACAGACACCTTCCAGCTGG AAACCAGGAAACAGTCGTCCTGAGAGCAGTGTGGATCTGAGAGGAGCACAGCTCCAGTGGGCCAATGAGCTGTCCAGCAAGAAGAACGTCTTCAAG ctgaGGACAGTGACAGGCAACGAGTTCCTTCTGCAGTCGGAGACGGACTCTCTGATCAGAGAGTGGTACAAAACCATCCAGAATGTCATTGACAGGCTG GACCGTGAAAACCCTTTAGACAACGTCCTTCTGTACTCTCTGAGGCGAGCGGGCAGTGTGGAGATGCTGGACCACAGCGGAGACGAGGACGACAGGTGCAGAACGTCAC CCGACCAACCTGCACTgacctccgcctcctcctcctcctcctccaccacttcctcttcctcctcctttcctccctccacagTCCCTCGCTCGGCGTCCAACCTGGAGAAcacggagaggaagagagtgaagagCCGGCTGAAGAAGCTGATCCTGAAGAGACCTCCCCTCCAGGCCCTGCAGGAGAAGGGTCTCATCAAAG ATCAGGTGTTTGGCTGCAGTCTGGAGatgctgtgtgagagagagaggagcaccGTCCCCCGCTTCGTTAGACTGTGTACTGAGTCTGTGGAGAAGAGAG GGCTGGAAACCGACGGCATCTACAGAGTGTCTGGGAACCTGGCTGTGATTCAGAAACTACGCTTCCTGGTTAACCACG AGCGAGCGGTGACTACTGATGGCCGCTACATGTTCCCAGCGGAGTTGGTACAAG aGGAGAAGCTGAACTTGGACCAGAGTGAGTGGGAGGACATTCACGTCATCACCGGAGCTTTGAAACTTTTCTTCCGCGAGCTTCCTGAGCCGCTGGTTCCCTTTGGCTTCTTCACCGACATCGTGGAGACAGTCA AAATGTCTGACTACATGGACAAAGTGGACCGTCTGAAGTGTCTGGTGCTCAACATGCCTCCTCCCAACCACGACACGCTGCAGTTCATGTGCCGCCATCTCAGACG
- the arhgap9 gene encoding rho GTPase-activating protein 9 isoform X3, which produces MLSGSWRRSVGHQQSAAAPVVASRRTTVCGVPSGTVVLEAQYDYNYRGADGRQVCIREGERFILLKKTNTDWWQVRRIGAASKTKPLYVPATYVTEVPIAPMPSPQRLVMSASLNSNLRILPRVSLTPSPTAPTYSQQHQVNKPFCRSMENLNSNSAFRGLDHNASMGGGRFPTLPLSGSTYAPNPFTSPSGHLMVPGSPAASVGQTAPSTHRVLPTITRSQSSSNLPENLPENPYDEVGGGFSGRISHRIPKKSCSQWDMADTSCRNNHLQVPTESYISQLSWQDSPLYTEIQSVKRQSQLEPPSPAAGQQPLQIMELWEQYLDPATRRCYYVNSITKERSWKPPRRARGHASSKVSPVQPQTLPRDTSHLSLPLSGAGNGTMHRVLAPLSPDFLFGSHQRKADSGWQMKQSMQRAVSSDALNTAAFSEADAQCHNSTLLHDGKQLLSHSQSMILPENGKLVRQCRDCSYNVTNIVVEPPSPESSPDSDGCTPELEKAGLLNKTKIAEGGRKLRKNWNPSWVVLVGNSLVFFKDPKSQTPSSWKPGNSRPESSVDLRGAQLQWANELSSKKNVFKLRTVTGNEFLLQSETDSLIREWYKTIQNVIDRLDRENPLDNVLLYSLRRAGSVEMLDHSGDEDDRCRTSPDQPALTSASSSSSSTTSSSSSFPPSTVPRSASNLENTERKRVKSRLKKLILKRPPLQALQEKGLIKDQVFGCSLEMLCERERSTVPRFVRLCTESVEKRGLETDGIYRVSGNLAVIQKLRFLVNHEEKLNLDQSEWEDIHVITGALKLFFRELPEPLVPFGFFTDIVETVKMSDYMDKVDRLKCLVLNMPPPNHDTLQFMCRHLRRVLEHSDANRMTTQNIGIVFGPTLMRPERDNGNMAVNMVYQNQAVELILSEFDHIFGTRGPS; this is translated from the exons ATGCTGTCTGGTAGTTGGCGGCGCTCTGTGGGGCACCAGCAGTCTGCTGCAGCGCCGGTGGTGGCCAGCAGGAGGACCACAGTTTGCGGGGTCCCCAGCGGTACAGTGGTCCTCGAGGCCCAGTATGACTACAACTACCGAGGCGCCGACGGACGGCAGGTCTGCATACGGGAAGGCGAGCGCTTTATTCTCCTGAAGAAGACCAACACTGACTGGTGGCAg GTGAGGAGGATCGGGGCAGCCAGTAAAACCAAGCCACTGTATGTACCTGCCACGTACGTGACGGAGGTGCCTATTGCACCCATGCCCTCACCACAGCGCCTGGTCATGTCTGCCTCGCTGAACTCCAACCTCAGGATACTGCCGAGGGTGTCGCTCACTCCCAGCCCAACAGCTCCTACCTATAGTCAACAACACCAAG TGAACAAACCCTTCTGCCGCTCCATGGAAAACCTCAACTCCAACAGTGCCTTCCGAGGGCTGGACCACAACGCAAGTATGGGTGGAGGCCGCTTCCCCACCCTGCCCCTCTCTGGATCCACCTACGCCCCCAACCCCTTCACCTCCCCCTCGGGCCACCTCATGGTCCCTGGGTCGCCCGCGGCCTCCGTGGGCCAAACGGCACCATCGACCCACAGGGTGCTCCCCACGATCACCCGAAGCCAGAGCTCCAGCAACCTGCCTGAGAACCTGCCTGAGAACCCGTACGACGAGGTGGGTGGTGGGTTCAGCGGCCGCATCAGCCACAGGATTCCCAAGAAGTCCTGCAGCCAGTGGGACATGGCGGACACTTCCTGCAGGAACAACCATCTGCAG GTCCCAACAGAATCCTACATCTCCCAGCTGTCCTGGCAGGACTCCCCCCTGTACACTGAAATCCAGTCGGTGAAGCGACAGTCTCAGCTGGAGCCGCCCAGCCCTGCCGCGGGACAGCAGCCTCTTCAGATCATGGAGCTGTGGGAGCAGTACTTGGACCCAGCGACGCGGAGATGCTACTATGTCAACAGCATCACCAAGGAGAGGTCCTGGAAACCCCCTCGCCGAGCCCGTGGACACGCCTCCAGCAAG GTCAGTCCGGTCCAGCCCCAAACGTTACCCAGGGACACCAGCCACCTGTCGCTACCACTGTCTGGCGCTGGCAACGGAACTATGCACAGGGTACTGGCTCCA ctgtcGCCAGATTTCCTCTTTGGGAGCCACCAGAGGAAAGCTGACAGTGGCTGGCAgatgaaacag AGCATGCAGCGTGCCGTCTCCTCCGACGCACTGAACACGGCGGCATTCAGCGAGGCCGATGCCCAGTGCCATAACTCCACCCTCCTGCATGATGGCAAGCAGCTGCTCAGCCACTCTCAATCCATGATCCTGCCCGAGAACGGCAAG CTGGTCCGGCAGTGCAGAGACTGCTCCTATAATGTGACCAACATCGTAGTGGAGCCTCCGTCTCCTGAGAGCTCTCCAGACAGCGACGGCTGCACACCG gagctggagaaggcCGGTCTCTTGAACAAGACCAAGATTGCAGAGGGAGGCCGAAAACTGAG GAAAAACTGGAATCCATCCTGGGTGGTGTTAGTAGGGAACAGTCTGGTTTTCTTCAAGGATCCTAAATCACAGACACCTTCCAGCTGG AAACCAGGAAACAGTCGTCCTGAGAGCAGTGTGGATCTGAGAGGAGCACAGCTCCAGTGGGCCAATGAGCTGTCCAGCAAGAAGAACGTCTTCAAG ctgaGGACAGTGACAGGCAACGAGTTCCTTCTGCAGTCGGAGACGGACTCTCTGATCAGAGAGTGGTACAAAACCATCCAGAATGTCATTGACAGGCTG GACCGTGAAAACCCTTTAGACAACGTCCTTCTGTACTCTCTGAGGCGAGCGGGCAGTGTGGAGATGCTGGACCACAGCGGAGACGAGGACGACAGGTGCAGAACGTCAC CCGACCAACCTGCACTgacctccgcctcctcctcctcctcctccaccacttcctcttcctcctcctttcctccctccacagTCCCTCGCTCGGCGTCCAACCTGGAGAAcacggagaggaagagagtgaagagCCGGCTGAAGAAGCTGATCCTGAAGAGACCTCCCCTCCAGGCCCTGCAGGAGAAGGGTCTCATCAAAG ATCAGGTGTTTGGCTGCAGTCTGGAGatgctgtgtgagagagagaggagcaccGTCCCCCGCTTCGTTAGACTGTGTACTGAGTCTGTGGAGAAGAGAG GGCTGGAAACCGACGGCATCTACAGAGTGTCTGGGAACCTGGCTGTGATTCAGAAACTACGCTTCCTGGTTAACCACG aGGAGAAGCTGAACTTGGACCAGAGTGAGTGGGAGGACATTCACGTCATCACCGGAGCTTTGAAACTTTTCTTCCGCGAGCTTCCTGAGCCGCTGGTTCCCTTTGGCTTCTTCACCGACATCGTGGAGACAGTCA AAATGTCTGACTACATGGACAAAGTGGACCGTCTGAAGTGTCTGGTGCTCAACATGCCTCCTCCCAACCACGACACGCTGCAGTTCATGTGCCGCCATCTCAGACG